One Candidatus Bathyarchaeota archaeon DNA segment encodes these proteins:
- a CDS encoding MBL fold metallo-hydrolase, whose translation RNKQNILIRIIFKLFFRLRKSDRFKPDLYIDKGYDFSGYGFDAKVLDIPGHSKGSIGILTGSGDLFCGDLLANVGKPEIWSIIDDPVAAHASVEKLKRLQINSVYPGHGQPFPMELFMKTH comes from the coding sequence CGAAACAAACAGAATATTCTCATCAGAATAATTTTTAAGTTGTTCTTCAGGTTAAGAAAATCGGACAGGTTTAAACCCGATTTATATATCGACAAGGGATACGATTTCTCTGGATATGGATTCGACGCTAAAGTTCTTGATATTCCAGGGCACTCAAAGGGTTCAATAGGCATCCTGACAGGCAGCGGCGACCTGTTTTGCGGGGATCTGCTGGCCAATGTGGGCAAACCAGAGATCTGGTCCATTATCGATGACCCAGTTGCAGCGCACGCCAGTGTCGAAAAACTGAAACGTTTACAAATCAACTCAGTGTACCCCGGGCACGGCCAGCCATTCCCGATGGAGCTGTTCATGAAAACTCACTAG
- a CDS encoding M14 family zinc carboxypeptidase, which translates to MFDNVVEEIPDYKAFYTIDELNASSEKLAQKHPSKVKIFEIGKSRKGEMIKALRIGKGKKTALLFGFPHPNEPIGSVALEYLSWRLVEDRALDKLDFTWYIVKCIDPDGARLNEGWFKGPFTPFNYALNYYRPPGYQQIEWTFPIKYKTLLWDTPIPETRALMRVMEDVKPQFMYSLHNSGFGGVYFYVSSRCKPLYPKFQNLAKKEKLPLHLGEPETPYVKKLAEAIFRMPTSVETYEFLKKHTKKDPAEIINYGTSSDDYARRVAGSFTLVCEMPYYYDSRIEDTSESDVIRKEAVLHSIKLAEERYNFIKKKYSEVKASLSSHEDKKPFIDAIEDSLKRFPDTIAAWKHWAKTDPKLKRKATVAEKFDSYVISRFYDLLSLGMLYRCVKSTNNKKIEKAVLQRVVKWNKELEKQLSYEVVPIRSLVRVQLGSALLTAEYIGKKR; encoded by the coding sequence ATGTTTGATAATGTTGTAGAAGAGATCCCTGACTACAAAGCCTTTTACACGATAGATGAATTGAACGCAAGCTCTGAAAAACTAGCTCAAAAACATCCGTCAAAAGTAAAGATTTTCGAGATTGGCAAGTCACGAAAGGGAGAGATGATAAAGGCATTAAGAATCGGCAAAGGAAAAAAGACAGCGTTGCTATTCGGTTTTCCTCACCCAAATGAGCCTATTGGAAGCGTGGCGCTTGAATATCTTTCGTGGAGACTAGTTGAAGATCGCGCCTTGGACAAACTTGACTTTACATGGTATATAGTTAAATGTATAGATCCAGATGGAGCAAGGCTGAATGAGGGATGGTTCAAAGGCCCCTTCACTCCGTTTAATTATGCTTTGAATTACTATCGCCCTCCAGGGTATCAGCAAATTGAGTGGACCTTCCCGATCAAGTACAAAACCCTTCTATGGGACACGCCGATTCCAGAAACAAGAGCCTTGATGAGGGTTATGGAAGATGTGAAGCCCCAGTTTATGTATAGCCTTCACAACTCTGGCTTCGGCGGAGTCTACTTCTATGTTTCATCACGCTGTAAGCCACTCTATCCAAAGTTCCAGAATCTGGCTAAGAAAGAAAAGCTGCCCTTACATCTAGGCGAACCAGAAACACCCTACGTGAAGAAACTCGCAGAAGCAATATTCAGAATGCCAACATCAGTCGAAACATACGAGTTCTTGAAGAAACACACAAAAAAAGATCCGGCAGAGATCATTAACTATGGTACAAGTAGCGACGATTATGCTCGAAGAGTCGCTGGAAGCTTTACCTTAGTGTGTGAAATGCCATATTATTACGATTCGAGAATTGAGGATACTTCTGAATCAGACGTGATAAGAAAAGAGGCAGTTCTACATAGCATAAAGCTTGCAGAGGAACGCTACAATTTCATCAAGAAAAAGTATTCAGAAGTGAAAGCAAGTCTTAGTAGCCATGAGGATAAGAAACCATTTATAGATGCGATTGAAGATTCTCTGAAACGTTTTCCAGATACCATAGCAGCTTGGAAACATTGGGCTAAGACCGATCCAAAACTAAAACGGAAAGCAACCGTTGCCGAAAAGTTTGATTCATATGTGATTAGCCGCTTTTACGATCTTTTGTCTTTAGGGATGCTCTATCGCTGCGTGAAAAGCACGAATAACAAGAAAATTGAAAAAGCAGTTTTGCAGCGTGTCGTAAAATGGAATAAAGAGCTTGAGAAGCAACTTTCCTACGAGGTCGTACCCATAAGGAGTTTGGTTAGAGTACAGCTTGGAAGCGCTCTTCTAACTGCTGAATACATTGGCAAAAAACGCTGA
- a CDS encoding SEC-C metal-binding domain-containing protein, with translation MSCCGSKKAKPKPDDPCDCGSGKKYKDCCGE, from the coding sequence ATGTCTTGTTGTGGATCCAAGAAAGCAAAACCCAAACCTGACGATCCATGTGATTGCGGAAGCGGAAAGAAGTATAAAGACTGCTGCGGAGAATAA
- a CDS encoding 2,3-bisphosphoglycerate-independent phosphoglycerate mutase, translated as MKAVLVIADGMADVPLKELNAKTPLEAAKKPHLNRIAKSGICGMIDVIAPGIPPGSDTAHLALLGYDIMEVYTGRGALEAIGSGIDILPNDLAFRCNFATIDKDFKVLDRRAGRIGNEDAAKLAVAVEESLQADPPEVGGALFKSTVQHRAILRLSGPNLSTMVSDTDPHETGAKVLNARPLDGSREAKNTADVLNKLTQQFHEVLKNHPVNEERDKKGLLPANFILCRGVGQLPEIDPIPLLYGIRPAAIAAVPLVRGVCKTAGMRLISVPGAMGTYETDVIAKAKAAVQALQSYDFVLVHVKATDLASHDGKPQKKIEMIEKVDALVAHFISHVDLDESFIAVTADHTTSSIKKEHSGEPVPVAIMGPSVRTDDVKEFGERTCAKGGLGRIRGRDLMFILMNLLGKAEKAGA; from the coding sequence GTGAAGGCAGTTCTCGTCATCGCAGATGGAATGGCAGACGTCCCCCTCAAAGAATTAAACGCCAAGACCCCGCTGGAAGCAGCCAAAAAACCACACCTCAACCGCATAGCAAAATCAGGCATATGCGGCATGATAGACGTAATAGCGCCAGGCATTCCGCCAGGAAGCGACACAGCCCATCTTGCGTTGCTGGGCTACGACATAATGGAAGTATACACTGGAAGAGGAGCACTTGAAGCAATCGGTTCAGGAATAGACATTCTCCCCAACGACTTGGCGTTTCGATGCAACTTCGCCACTATTGACAAAGATTTCAAAGTGCTGGACAGAAGGGCAGGGAGAATAGGGAACGAGGATGCAGCTAAGTTGGCAGTTGCTGTTGAGGAGTCGCTTCAAGCTGACCCACCCGAAGTAGGAGGCGCACTGTTCAAAAGCACCGTTCAACATCGAGCGATACTTCGCCTAAGCGGACCAAACCTGTCCACCATGGTTTCTGATACAGATCCGCATGAAACAGGAGCCAAGGTTTTAAATGCTCGCCCACTTGATGGAAGCAGAGAAGCAAAAAACACTGCCGATGTTCTGAATAAGCTCACACAACAATTCCACGAAGTGTTGAAAAATCACCCAGTAAACGAGGAAAGAGATAAGAAAGGTTTGCTGCCTGCTAACTTTATTCTTTGCAGAGGCGTTGGACAATTACCCGAAATTGACCCCATTCCTCTTCTCTACGGAATTCGTCCAGCAGCAATCGCGGCTGTGCCTCTTGTAAGAGGTGTTTGCAAAACTGCTGGAATGCGTTTAATTTCGGTTCCAGGCGCTATGGGAACGTACGAAACAGATGTCATTGCAAAGGCAAAAGCTGCAGTGCAAGCTTTACAATCCTACGATTTTGTGCTTGTTCACGTAAAGGCTACTGATCTGGCAAGCCACGATGGAAAGCCTCAGAAGAAAATAGAGATGATTGAAAAGGTAGACGCCTTAGTTGCCCACTTCATAAGTCATGTGGATCTGGATGAGTCGTTTATCGCCGTGACTGCAGATCACACGACTTCGTCGATAAAGAAGGAGCACAGCGGTGAGCCAGTGCCTGTTGCGATTATGGGGCCAAGTGTCCGTACGGATGATGTTAAAGAGTTCGGAGAAAGAACATGTGCAAAAGGGGGGCTTGGTCGAATTAGGGGGAGAGACTTGATGTTTATACTTATGAACTTGCTGGGGAAGGCTGAGAAGGCGGGCGCCTGA
- a CDS encoding ATP-NAD kinase family protein — MRIGFLVNPIAGMGGKVGLKGTDSVFKKAVNMGAKPVAPERGTEFLKKLKELGLNQRIQLITCPATMGEEETCLANLDADILSMEITTKTTAEDTKKAVKLMTKRKIDLILFVGGDGTARDILDTLQSSNSTPVLGVPSGVKMYSGIFAINPIDAAYIVEAFIKQETQLDDFEIIDADETAIRNDQFNIRLYGFLKGPFLPMRIQGSKQVSPETLDEHENQVAVARFIIEEMNHNAAYILGPGTTVKCVADLLGVEKTLLGVDIYRKDGMTKDVNEEKLLKEIDDWQNTWIIVSPIGRQGILFGRGNLQISQKIIRLVGKDKILVLATRSKIRSIEEGVLRVDTGDAEVDRMLRGYIRVATDYREWRLLQIR; from the coding sequence ATGAGAATAGGTTTTCTCGTTAACCCAATTGCGGGCATGGGAGGAAAAGTCGGACTAAAAGGAACAGATAGTGTCTTCAAAAAAGCCGTTAACATGGGAGCAAAACCAGTTGCCCCTGAAAGAGGAACAGAATTTCTAAAAAAACTAAAAGAGCTAGGACTAAACCAAAGAATCCAACTAATAACATGCCCAGCCACAATGGGCGAAGAAGAAACCTGCTTGGCAAATTTAGACGCCGACATTTTATCAATGGAAATAACAACAAAAACAACCGCAGAAGACACAAAAAAAGCAGTAAAACTAATGACAAAACGCAAAATCGACCTTATTCTATTCGTAGGTGGCGACGGCACAGCAAGGGACATTCTAGACACACTGCAAAGTTCAAACTCCACACCAGTTCTAGGCGTTCCATCCGGCGTAAAAATGTACAGCGGAATATTCGCCATCAACCCAATAGACGCAGCCTACATCGTTGAAGCCTTCATCAAACAAGAAACTCAACTAGACGACTTCGAAATAATAGACGCAGACGAAACCGCCATCCGAAACGACCAATTCAACATACGACTCTATGGCTTTTTAAAAGGTCCTTTCCTGCCAATGCGCATTCAAGGAAGTAAACAAGTGTCTCCAGAGACCTTAGATGAACATGAAAACCAGGTGGCTGTTGCCCGCTTTATAATAGAAGAGATGAACCACAACGCTGCCTACATCCTCGGCCCCGGTACCACCGTAAAATGCGTAGCGGACTTGTTAGGTGTGGAAAAAACTCTCCTAGGAGTTGACATATACCGCAAAGACGGAATGACAAAAGACGTTAACGAAGAGAAGTTGTTGAAAGAAATAGACGATTGGCAGAACACGTGGATTATTGTTTCTCCAATTGGACGACAAGGAATCTTGTTCGGGCGAGGCAATCTGCAAATCAGCCAGAAAATCATCAGACTTGTTGGGAAAGACAAAATTCTCGTGTTGGCAACTAGAAGCAAGATTAGAAGCATTGAAGAAGGCGTTTTGAGAGTTGACACGGGCGATGCAGAAGTAGACAGGATGCTCAGGGGATACATAAGAGTAGCCACAGACTACCGCGAATGGAGACTATTACAGATCAGATGA
- a CDS encoding VOC family protein has protein sequence MAKRIDNKKGRIAKLKGNRIILQLDAIALPENILRYMVAHEVAHIENKRHTTKLSRLSQLPATRLKPRISKSQHDTHYFHYRVSHRGKKANLKNRKRKKKGRKEGAPNIYFAVEDLDAEYKRLSDRSVKFIEPPKKQYWGGYAALFADPDENLFYLVEVKNEA, from the coding sequence ATTGCAAAAAGAATTGACAACAAGAAAGGGAGAATTGCCAAACTCAAAGGTAACAGGATAATTCTGCAGCTTGATGCCATAGCCCTACCAGAGAATATACTCAGGTACATGGTGGCTCATGAAGTAGCACACATAGAAAACAAAAGGCATACCACAAAATTATCCAGACTGTCACAGTTGCCTGCCACCAGACTGAAACCCAGAATCTCAAAGTCACAACACGACACTCATTATTTCCACTATAGAGTCTCTCATAGGGGAAAAAAAGCCAATCTGAAAAATAGAAAGCGCAAGAAAAAGGGACGAAAGGAAGGTGCACCCAACATCTACTTTGCCGTCGAAGATCTTGACGCAGAATACAAAAGACTGAGTGACAGAAGTGTGAAATTCATCGAGCCACCTAAGAAGCAATACTGGGGTGGGTATGCTGCCTTATTTGCTGATCCTGACGAAAACCTATTCTATTTAGTGGAAGTCAAAAACGAAGCTTAA
- the bshA gene encoding N-acetyl-alpha-D-glucosaminyl L-malate synthase BshA, with the protein MRIGIACFPTYGGSGIIATELAHLLAEKHELHLVSYDKPVRLEEKTDFSFHKVELLSYPLFERVPCCYSLALISKLSEVIKSCSLDIVHAHYAVPNATSAYLAKKICNDSVKVVTTLHGTDSYLVGSHPSYKEVTQFSMQNSDALTAVSEYLKERTVAEFDITREIKMIPNFVDPQKFKRLKTDRKEKIVCHSSNFRPIKRIPDIIKAFKEILQEVECKLFLIGDGPERPKAQEMVRNLGISENIKFFGNVKNVQEIIGKCDLFLLPSEDESFGLAALEAMSCEVPVIATNVGGLKELISHGVDGYLTEVGDVEMLAQYSLKILTDSDLQKKLGNNAMRKVLEKYTPDKIVPKYEDLYKETLKEKLATAA; encoded by the coding sequence ATGAGAATAGGCATTGCATGTTTTCCAACATATGGCGGAAGCGGAATCATTGCTACCGAACTGGCGCACCTGCTGGCAGAGAAGCATGAGTTACATTTGGTCAGCTATGACAAGCCTGTTCGATTGGAGGAGAAGACAGATTTCTCCTTTCATAAGGTGGAGCTTCTCTCATACCCACTTTTCGAGCGTGTTCCATGTTGTTATTCTCTGGCATTAATCTCAAAACTCTCAGAGGTCATAAAATCCTGCAGTCTAGATATAGTTCATGCTCATTATGCCGTTCCAAATGCCACATCTGCTTATTTAGCTAAAAAAATTTGTAATGACTCTGTGAAGGTGGTAACTACACTTCACGGTACCGACTCTTACTTGGTTGGAAGTCATCCCTCTTACAAAGAGGTAACACAGTTTAGTATGCAAAATAGCGATGCATTGACCGCAGTTTCTGAATACTTGAAAGAACGCACAGTGGCTGAATTTGATATCACAAGGGAAATTAAAATGATACCAAATTTTGTCGATCCTCAAAAGTTCAAGAGATTGAAGACAGATCGAAAAGAAAAGATTGTATGTCATTCATCAAACTTCAGACCAATAAAACGAATACCTGATATTATTAAGGCCTTTAAAGAAATCTTGCAAGAAGTCGAATGCAAGTTGTTCCTCATTGGAGATGGGCCTGAACGGCCTAAGGCCCAAGAAATGGTGAGAAACCTTGGGATATCAGAGAACATAAAATTCTTTGGAAACGTGAAGAACGTCCAGGAGATCATTGGCAAATGTGATTTATTCCTCTTACCATCAGAGGATGAAAGTTTCGGACTTGCTGCATTGGAAGCTATGAGTTGTGAAGTTCCTGTAATTGCCACCAATGTTGGAGGATTAAAAGAGTTGATCTCTCATGGTGTCGATGGTTATCTGACTGAAGTGGGAGATGTAGAAATGCTTGCTCAATACTCTCTAAAGATTTTAACAGACTCAGACTTGCAGAAGAAATTAGGAAATAACGCTATGCGAAAGGTTCTTGAGAAGTATACACCTGACAAAATTGTGCCCAAATATGAAGACCTTTATAAGGAAACCTTAAAGGAGAAATTAGCGACAGCAGCGTAA
- the bshB1 gene encoding bacillithiol biosynthesis deacetylase BshB1 has translation MLDILAISPHPDDVELCCGGLIAKMGSKGYRIGIVDLTKGELGTEGTADIRMQEATKAADLLGVQIRENMDFGDCRVSSGFDEAKKLAGVIRQYIPSLLIAPYGDDHHPDHAASRKLVDKAVFFAKLSRVRTDNEVHQVKMVTYYMLHKSFVPSFIVDVTQSHGKKLEAIKAYKSQIGLMLGMEGLLKSTELRDQIYGSRVGVKYGEPFFCNTPLMIDDPVVFSK, from the coding sequence ATGTTAGACATCCTTGCCATTAGCCCTCATCCTGATGATGTAGAGCTTTGTTGTGGCGGTCTCATCGCAAAGATGGGTAGCAAGGGATATCGCATTGGTATAGTGGACCTTACTAAGGGAGAGTTGGGAACTGAAGGAACAGCCGACATCAGGATGCAAGAGGCAACTAAAGCAGCTGATTTACTTGGTGTACAGATTCGTGAAAACATGGATTTCGGAGATTGTAGAGTAAGCTCTGGTTTTGATGAGGCTAAAAAATTAGCAGGTGTGATTAGGCAATATATCCCCTCACTTCTGATAGCACCATATGGGGATGATCATCATCCAGACCACGCAGCGAGCAGGAAGCTTGTTGATAAAGCAGTCTTCTTTGCCAAACTATCAAGAGTGCGAACAGATAACGAAGTGCACCAAGTTAAAATGGTTACTTATTACATGTTACATAAATCGTTTGTTCCATCGTTTATCGTCGATGTTACGCAGAGTCATGGAAAGAAATTAGAGGCCATTAAAGCCTACAAATCTCAGATAGGATTAATGTTAGGAATGGAAGGCTTGCTTAAATCAACAGAATTAAGAGACCAAATCTATGGTTCAAGAGTAGGTGTCAAATATGGCGAACCATTCTTCTGCAATACTCCTTTAATGATCGATGATCCGGTGGTCTTCTCGAAATGA
- the bshC gene encoding bacillithiol biosynthesis cysteine-adding enzyme BshC, with amino-acid sequence MKSSVLPYEFVTSERITIDYINYANNLKHVFPKHFREPTVRKCNVDRQRLVDKLLDYNKKINAPNRVTQNIESLSQAETYAVITGQQPGLFSGPLYTVYKAISTIVICERLSTKKYSLVPIFWNASEDHDFSEVNHINMFMENEPYKIHYDCAAKDVALSHMSLDKFELNKMLTVIEDVSPDSEFKAPLLRKSKEIIENSSTIGDFFSRFMIWLFGELGLVMMEPQHFRDLMIPVFNRLIRSPTECTQILNRAGLELEKLGYSPRIHKKSNICNFFLLNEDGKRLRVTYNGKFQAANETFSQKELLDLLDGNPSRFSANAFTRPITQDFLFPTFAYVAGPNEIAYQAQLKGLYNFFSLEAPVIFPRFGATIVEKKVSKVLEKYNVEIYELWNPAKLLKELARKKMGDVFDSFKSEVSRNMSEVIRQAESIDKALIEPCALTKGKILKTIEVLEDKIASKRKSIIWLSDDRLQKHITISFLIATSKKGR; translated from the coding sequence GTGAAATCTAGTGTCTTGCCTTATGAATTCGTAACTTCAGAGAGGATAACCATCGACTACATCAATTATGCAAATAATCTAAAGCACGTGTTCCCAAAACATTTCAGAGAGCCAACCGTTCGAAAATGCAACGTAGACCGTCAGAGACTTGTAGACAAGTTGCTGGATTACAACAAGAAAATAAACGCGCCCAACCGAGTGACTCAAAATATAGAATCTCTTTCACAAGCAGAGACTTATGCTGTGATAACAGGTCAACAGCCCGGCTTGTTCTCAGGTCCATTGTACACAGTATACAAAGCAATTTCTACCATTGTCATTTGTGAAAGATTGTCTACCAAGAAATATTCGCTCGTTCCCATTTTCTGGAATGCATCTGAGGATCATGACTTTTCTGAGGTTAATCACATTAACATGTTCATGGAAAATGAGCCATACAAAATTCATTATGACTGTGCAGCAAAGGACGTAGCTCTTTCACATATGAGTCTTGACAAATTCGAATTGAATAAGATGTTAACTGTCATAGAGGATGTATCTCCAGACTCCGAGTTTAAAGCGCCTTTACTGAGAAAGAGCAAAGAAATCATAGAAAATTCATCCACTATAGGAGATTTCTTCTCCAGGTTTATGATTTGGCTTTTTGGAGAATTAGGACTTGTCATGATGGAGCCGCAACACTTTAGAGATTTGATGATTCCTGTTTTTAACAGGTTAATTAGAAGCCCAACTGAATGCACTCAGATCTTGAACAGAGCAGGTTTAGAGCTTGAGAAGCTTGGTTATTCTCCTAGAATCCACAAGAAATCCAACATATGCAATTTCTTTCTCTTGAACGAAGATGGAAAGCGACTGCGAGTCACATACAATGGCAAATTCCAGGCTGCCAATGAAACTTTTTCACAGAAAGAACTACTTGATCTATTAGATGGCAATCCCTCCAGATTTAGTGCGAATGCTTTCACAAGACCTATAACTCAGGATTTCCTCTTTCCCACGTTCGCATATGTGGCTGGACCAAACGAGATAGCTTATCAAGCCCAATTGAAAGGACTATACAACTTTTTCTCCCTAGAGGCACCGGTTATATTTCCGAGATTTGGGGCTACAATAGTCGAGAAAAAGGTTTCCAAAGTTCTTGAAAAATATAATGTAGAAATTTATGAACTTTGGAACCCGGCGAAACTATTGAAAGAATTAGCTAGGAAGAAGATGGGGGATGTCTTTGATTCCTTTAAGAGCGAAGTTTCGAGGAACATGTCTGAAGTGATTCGACAAGCTGAGTCTATTGACAAGGCTCTCATTGAACCTTGCGCACTCACAAAAGGTAAAATACTTAAGACAATAGAAGTCTTGGAAGACAAGATCGCTTCGAAGCGTAAGAGCATAATCTGGTTGTCAGACGACAGATTACAAAAGCATATAACAATCTCTTTCCTAATAGCCACCTCCAAGAAAGGCAGATAA
- a CDS encoding DinB family protein: MSEKVALIKRFVEIAFERFDSAMKDLSEKEIDWRPLKETNSIRWILTHLSQQWNVGIHKILKGDPEYKPKDWSEDYIDNRSYSLSKIMSDIEKGRKNLINSLEELTLAELEVEIPLWGGKRKRQYGLLAYVSEIFHHVGQIAYIRGAIKRRKQTDDHFLT; this comes from the coding sequence ATGTCTGAGAAAGTTGCATTAATAAAAAGGTTCGTAGAAATAGCCTTCGAGAGATTTGACTCGGCGATGAAGGACCTCTCTGAAAAGGAGATTGATTGGCGACCTCTAAAAGAGACTAACTCCATAAGGTGGATACTTACCCATCTCTCCCAACAATGGAATGTAGGAATACACAAAATCCTAAAGGGTGACCCAGAGTATAAGCCAAAAGACTGGTCTGAAGACTACATTGACAACAGATCATATTCTTTAAGCAAAATAATGAGTGACATAGAAAAGGGAAGAAAAAATTTGATAAATAGTCTCGAAGAGCTGACTCTGGCAGAACTCGAAGTCGAAATACCCCTCTGGGGAGGAAAAAGGAAACGACAATATGGTCTCTTGGCTTATGTCTCTGAGATTTTCCACCATGTTGGGCAAATTGCTTATATCAGAGGTGCCATCAAACGGCGAAAGCAGACAGATGACCACTTCCTAACCTAA
- a CDS encoding amidohydrolase family protein, producing the protein MTSNGLKIIDFHAHFPTTKWVNWVASWRKKLAERYGMEKAQLLVEQSMQDKEKMRKLWGFAPPESGTLSDEEQAARWATDLASKGVERVNFVTGGGNDNLSKIVRLYPDKFSGFAHHSIFSEDSYSELERAIKKLGLKGYKMIASSQMKSIDDKSVYPVWETVEKLEVPVIIHFGVLGGGGGPSLDLRNMNPLTLWEVAKMFPRIPFVIPHFGAGYLRELLLLCWSCPNVYIDTSGSNRWMHWMPFEMDLKGLFRKAIETVGPDRLIFGSDSSYFPRGFSTPYLMEQLKACRTIGLDKESIEKIFYKNAATLLKLEK; encoded by the coding sequence ATGACCTCTAACGGATTGAAAATAATCGACTTCCATGCTCATTTTCCGACTACAAAATGGGTGAATTGGGTTGCCTCATGGAGAAAAAAGTTAGCTGAGAGATATGGAATGGAGAAGGCTCAGTTACTTGTAGAGCAGTCAATGCAAGATAAGGAAAAAATGAGGAAACTTTGGGGCTTTGCGCCTCCTGAATCTGGGACACTTTCAGATGAGGAGCAAGCAGCTAGGTGGGCTACGGATTTGGCTAGCAAAGGTGTGGAAAGGGTAAATTTTGTGACAGGTGGGGGAAACGATAATTTATCTAAAATCGTGAGGTTATACCCCGACAAATTTTCAGGGTTTGCCCACCATAGTATATTCTCGGAGGATTCGTATTCAGAGCTTGAGAGGGCAATTAAAAAGCTTGGATTAAAGGGATACAAAATGATAGCATCCTCGCAGATGAAATCTATAGATGATAAGTCAGTTTACCCCGTTTGGGAAACTGTGGAGAAACTTGAAGTTCCTGTGATAATTCATTTCGGTGTCCTTGGTGGAGGTGGAGGGCCATCCCTTGATTTAAGGAATATGAACCCGCTTACACTATGGGAGGTTGCAAAGATGTTTCCGAGAATTCCGTTCGTCATTCCCCATTTTGGCGCGGGGTACCTCAGAGAGCTTCTTCTACTTTGTTGGTCATGTCCCAATGTATACATAGATACTTCGGGGTCAAACCGTTGGATGCATTGGATGCCATTCGAAATGGACTTAAAAGGGCTTTTTAGGAAGGCTATCGAGACTGTTGGTCCAGATCGTTTGATCTTTGGAAGCGACTCAAGCTATTTTCCAAGAGGTTTCAGTACCCCATATCTTATGGAGCAGCTAAAAGCTTGCCGAACAATAGGGCTCGATAAGGAAAGCATTGAGAAGATTTTTTATAAAAACGCTGCGACATTATTGAAACTAGAAAAATAA
- the tdh gene encoding L-threonine 3-dehydrogenase yields the protein MYAVVKTKRAPGAETTTVSIPKIERNEVLVKVKTASICGTDVHIWNWNKWAQERIKKVPFIFGHELCGEVVEVGVDVSSVKSGDFVSAETHIVDGTCYQCRTDRMHVCRHVQILGVDRDGVFAEYVALPERNAWKNDPKLDSGVASVQEPLGNAVQTALPKDNVEDIVGKNVAVLGCGPIGLMAVAVLKALGAAKIFATAGGLNRVRMDLATKMGADLVLSAREEGENISQIILDETDGKGVDVVLEMSGAPSALRQAFEILTPGGRVSLLGLFDSSVMFDFNNTMIFKAATVYGISGRRMFQTWYQVKGLLSDSVFRSKIASIITHKLSMEDVEEGVELINSKKAAKVVLEPKW from the coding sequence ATGTATGCAGTTGTTAAGACGAAACGGGCGCCGGGTGCAGAAACCACCACTGTTAGTATTCCGAAAATTGAAAGGAACGAGGTTCTTGTAAAGGTTAAGACAGCTTCGATATGTGGTACTGACGTGCATATTTGGAACTGGAACAAGTGGGCGCAGGAACGGATAAAGAAAGTTCCATTTATTTTTGGACATGAGCTTTGTGGTGAGGTAGTGGAAGTGGGGGTAGATGTATCTAGCGTAAAGAGCGGAGATTTTGTTTCTGCTGAGACGCATATAGTGGATGGCACTTGTTATCAGTGTCGAACTGATCGTATGCACGTTTGTCGACATGTGCAAATATTGGGCGTTGACAGGGATGGCGTTTTTGCGGAGTACGTTGCTTTACCCGAGAGGAATGCGTGGAAGAACGACCCGAAGCTTGACTCTGGAGTTGCGTCCGTCCAAGAGCCATTGGGGAATGCTGTTCAAACGGCTTTGCCGAAGGATAATGTTGAAGATATTGTGGGAAAGAACGTGGCTGTTTTGGGTTGTGGTCCTATTGGGTTGATGGCTGTTGCTGTGTTGAAGGCGTTGGGTGCGGCGAAGATCTTTGCTACTGCAGGCGGTTTGAACAGGGTGCGTATGGATTTGGCGACAAAGATGGGTGCAGACTTGGTTCTTAGTGCAAGGGAGGAGGGGGAGAATATTTCTCAGATAATACTTGACGAAACCGATGGAAAGGGCGTTGATGTTGTTTTAGAAATGTCGGGTGCTCCGAGTGCTTTGCGGCAGGCTTTTGAGATTTTGACGCCTGGTGGGAGAGTTTCTTTATTGGGGCTTTTTGATTCTTCCGTTATGTTTGATTTTAATAATACTATGATTTTCAAGGCAGCGACGGTTTATGGTATTTCTGGGAGGCGGATGTTTCAGACTTGGTATCAGGTTAAGGGGTTGCTTTCGGATTCGGTGTTTCGGAGTAAGATTGCTTCTATTATTACGCATAAGCTTTCTATGGAGGATGTGGAGGAGGGTGTTGAGTTGATTAATTCGAAAAAGGCTGCGAAGGTTGTTTTGGAGCCCAAATGGTAG